In Phaeobacter piscinae, one genomic interval encodes:
- a CDS encoding peptide ABC transporter substrate-binding protein, giving the protein MKIRTTLVSSALVLGLALQAQAADVPEGTKLAEDQTYTFWLLDAIKSMDPQINTDAEGSDVLRNIFEGLYNEDGNGELVPGVALDHEASADGMTYTFNLRQDAKWSNGEPVTAGDFVYAWRRLADPATASEYAWYMELMQVENAPEVIAGDMPPEELGVRAVDDHTLEVKITTPLPYFPQMLVHASTFPVPQSQIEQHGDDWTDAGTLVGNGAYTLTEHQLGERVVMEKSDTYWDAENVVMETLTALTINDVNQGLTRYLAGELDRVDIPAGQYPRLKKEYPEQAVSTPYNCSYIYMLNVGEKGPEALRDVRVRKALAYAIDRDIIVDRILQGGQKASYNWTHWATADFKRPELEWADKMDQTQRLEAAQALMAEAGYSRDNPLDLTLQYNTSEDHKKIAIAASQMLKQIGVNITLDNYEWKIHTDRMQNQDYDMARYAWCGDYNEASTYLDLLTSYSGHNNGEFYNDAYDQVMKDSKTAKDPQPLYQEAERILAEEMPIIPIYHYANVDMIAEDIKGLPENNVNNNWYGKDLYRIAE; this is encoded by the coding sequence ATGAAAATTCGCACGACACTTGTCTCTTCGGCGCTTGTCTTGGGCCTAGCCCTCCAGGCACAGGCGGCAGATGTGCCCGAGGGCACCAAGCTGGCCGAGGATCAGACCTATACCTTCTGGCTTCTGGACGCGATCAAGTCGATGGATCCGCAGATCAACACCGATGCTGAAGGGTCGGACGTGCTGCGCAATATCTTCGAGGGGCTGTACAACGAGGATGGCAACGGCGAGCTGGTGCCTGGCGTCGCACTGGATCACGAAGCCTCTGCGGACGGCATGACCTATACGTTCAACCTGCGCCAGGATGCCAAGTGGTCGAACGGAGAACCGGTGACCGCCGGTGATTTTGTCTATGCCTGGCGCCGACTGGCCGATCCCGCGACCGCGTCGGAATACGCATGGTACATGGAACTGATGCAGGTGGAGAACGCCCCTGAGGTCATCGCGGGCGATATGCCGCCGGAAGAGCTGGGCGTGCGGGCGGTGGACGACCATACGCTTGAGGTGAAGATCACCACGCCGCTGCCCTATTTCCCGCAGATGCTGGTCCATGCATCGACCTTCCCGGTGCCGCAAAGCCAGATAGAGCAGCATGGCGACGACTGGACCGATGCAGGCACGCTGGTGGGCAACGGCGCCTATACGCTGACCGAGCATCAATTGGGCGAGCGGGTCGTGATGGAGAAGAGCGACACCTATTGGGATGCTGAGAATGTGGTGATGGAAACCCTCACCGCATTGACCATCAATGACGTGAACCAGGGGCTGACGCGGTATCTTGCCGGAGAACTGGACCGGGTGGATATCCCCGCCGGGCAGTATCCGCGTCTCAAGAAAGAATACCCCGAACAGGCGGTCTCGACCCCCTATAACTGTTCCTACATCTATATGCTGAATGTTGGCGAAAAGGGGCCGGAAGCCCTGCGCGACGTGCGCGTCCGCAAGGCGCTGGCCTATGCCATCGACCGCGACATCATCGTGGACCGGATCCTGCAGGGCGGCCAGAAAGCCTCCTATAACTGGACCCATTGGGCGACCGCCGATTTCAAACGCCCCGAGCTGGAATGGGCCGACAAGATGGATCAGACGCAGCGGCTGGAAGCGGCACAGGCGCTGATGGCGGAAGCGGGCTACAGCCGTGACAACCCGCTGGACCTGACACTGCAGTACAACACCTCGGAAGATCACAAGAAAATCGCCATCGCCGCGTCGCAGATGCTCAAGCAGATCGGCGTGAACATCACGCTCGACAACTACGAGTGGAAGATCCACACCGACCGGATGCAGAACCAGGACTACGACATGGCGCGCTATGCCTGGTGCGGCGATTACAACGAGGCCTCGACCTATCTGGACTTGCTGACCTCATACTCTGGCCACAACAACGGCGAGTTCTACAACGACGCCTATGATCAGGTGATGAAAGACAGCAAGACCGCCAAGGATCCGCAGCCGCTCTATCAGGAGGCTGAACGCATCTTGGCCGAGGAAATGCCGATCATCCCGATCTATCATTACGCCAATGTCGATATGATTGCCGAGGATATCAAAGGGCTGCCGGAGAACAACGTGAACAACAACTGGTACGGCAAGGATCTGTACCGCATCGCCGAGTAA
- the oppB gene encoding oligopeptide ABC transporter permease OppB, whose protein sequence is MLSYILKRLAIAVPTLLLLIVISFLLMHSAPGGPFTTERELPPQVLANLNAKYGLDDPLWRQITSYVWGIVSEFDFGPSFVYKDRSVNEIIAQGFPITLTYGLLSFAVAVIVGVSLGVAAAMRHNSLLDYAAVGVSIGAQVLPNFVMAPILVLVFTLWLGWLPGGGWQGPEYWIMPVIALSTSFMASIARITRSSMLEVLTSNHIRTARAKGLPERQVILRHALKPAMLPVISYLGPAFVAMITGSVVVDIYFSTGGIGKAFVDSALNRDYAVMMGVTILMGALTIFFNLVVDILYGWIDPKIRY, encoded by the coding sequence TTGCTCAGTTACATCCTCAAGCGTCTTGCCATCGCGGTTCCGACGCTTCTGCTTTTAATCGTGATTTCCTTCCTGCTGATGCATTCCGCTCCCGGCGGGCCGTTCACCACCGAGCGAGAGTTGCCGCCACAGGTTCTGGCCAATCTCAATGCAAAATACGGGCTGGACGACCCGCTGTGGAGGCAGATCACCTCATATGTCTGGGGCATCGTCAGCGAATTCGATTTCGGCCCCAGTTTCGTCTACAAGGACCGCTCGGTGAACGAGATCATCGCGCAAGGCTTCCCGATCACGCTGACCTACGGGCTGCTGTCCTTTGCCGTGGCGGTGATTGTCGGGGTCAGCCTGGGTGTCGCTGCGGCGATGCGGCACAATTCACTGCTGGATTACGCAGCGGTCGGCGTGTCGATCGGTGCGCAGGTGCTGCCGAATTTTGTCATGGCGCCGATCCTCGTTCTGGTGTTTACGCTCTGGCTCGGCTGGCTGCCGGGCGGCGGCTGGCAGGGGCCGGAGTATTGGATCATGCCGGTGATCGCGCTCTCCACCTCCTTCATGGCGTCCATCGCGCGGATCACGCGCTCCTCGATGCTTGAAGTGCTGACCTCCAACCACATCCGCACCGCCCGCGCCAAGGGCTTGCCCGAACGCCAGGTTATCCTGCGCCATGCGCTCAAACCGGCGATGCTGCCGGTTATCTCCTACCTTGGCCCGGCCTTTGTGGCGATGATCACGGGGTCGGTGGTGGTCGACATCTATTTTTCCACCGGCGGCATCGGCAAGGCCTTTGTCGACAGCGCCCTGAACCGCGATTACGCGGTGATGATGGGGGTGACGATCCTGATGGGCGCGCTGACCATCTTCTTCAACCTCGTGGTCGATATCCTCTATGGGTGGATCGACCCCAAGATCAGGTACTGA
- a CDS encoding ABC transporter permease, protein MAMTSEPAVEATALAGKGRSPWADARRRFFRNKAALAGLAILVFVVVFALFGNFFAQWSNEELDYNVMGQIAELGGPSIASGHYFGTDDLGRDLFARTVQGTQISLAVGLVGALIACIIGTLYGAIAGYVGGRTDNIMMRLVDIFMAVPYMFVLILLLVMYGRSITILFAGVGLISWMEMARIVRGQTLTIKGREFVEAARAIGVPAPVIILRHIVPNLLGVIAVYATLLVPLMILTESFISFLGLGVQEPLTSLGALISEGAGTIAYGTTWQLIFPLLFFCLTLFGLFFIGDGLRDALDPKAR, encoded by the coding sequence ATGGCAATGACATCCGAACCGGCCGTCGAAGCCACTGCGCTTGCGGGGAAAGGCCGGTCCCCCTGGGCCGACGCCCGGCGGCGCTTCTTTCGCAACAAGGCCGCACTTGCAGGGCTAGCCATCCTCGTCTTTGTGGTGGTCTTTGCCCTGTTCGGGAACTTCTTTGCACAGTGGTCGAACGAGGAACTGGACTACAACGTCATGGGCCAGATCGCCGAACTGGGCGGGCCCTCGATCGCCAGCGGTCATTACTTCGGCACCGATGATCTGGGCCGCGATCTTTTTGCGCGCACCGTGCAGGGGACGCAAATCAGCCTTGCCGTCGGTCTGGTCGGCGCATTGATCGCCTGTATCATCGGCACGCTTTACGGCGCCATCGCGGGATACGTCGGGGGGCGCACGGACAATATCATGATGCGGCTCGTCGATATCTTCATGGCGGTGCCCTACATGTTTGTGCTGATCCTGCTACTGGTGATGTACGGCCGGTCGATCACCATCCTGTTTGCGGGCGTCGGCCTGATTTCCTGGATGGAGATGGCGCGGATCGTGCGCGGCCAGACGCTGACCATCAAAGGGCGCGAATTCGTCGAGGCGGCCCGCGCCATCGGCGTGCCGGCCCCGGTCATCATCCTGCGCCACATCGTGCCGAACCTGCTGGGCGTCATCGCCGTCTATGCCACGCTCTTGGTGCCGCTGATGATCCTGACGGAGAGCTTCATCTCCTTTCTGGGTCTTGGTGTGCAGGAGCCGTTGACCTCGCTCGGGGCGCTGATCTCCGAAGGCGCCGGGACCATTGCCTATGGCACCACCTGGCAGCTGATTTTCCCCCTCCTCTTCTTCTGCCTTACGCTGTTCGGCCTGTTCTTCATCGGCGACGGACTGCGTGACGCGCTCGACCCCAAGGCCCGCTGA
- a CDS encoding oligopeptide/dipeptide ABC transporter ATP-binding protein, translated as MPLLQINNLSVTFDGEDGPVHAVNNLSLSVDRGETLGIVGESGSGKSQTAFSIMGLLAPNGRTEGSVRFDAQEILGAKPKLLNKIRAERIAMIFQDPMTSLNPYMRISDQMTEVLTLHQGMSKKDALAESARMLDAVKIPAAKERIRLYPHEFSGGMRQRVMIAMSLLCKPDLLIADEPTTALDVTVQAQIMDLLSELQQDFGMATILITHDLGVVAGFCERVVVMYGGRVMERGPAEPLFAAPTHPYTRGLLQAVPRVDDADAAMKAIPGNPPNMAAPPEGCPFRPRCAYAGEDCRTVPALAPFAQNRARACHRAIAEVSA; from the coding sequence ATGCCGCTTTTGCAGATCAACAATCTCTCCGTCACTTTTGATGGCGAAGACGGACCGGTTCATGCGGTCAACAACCTGTCGCTGTCCGTCGACCGGGGGGAGACCCTGGGCATCGTCGGCGAAAGCGGGTCGGGCAAGTCGCAGACCGCCTTTTCCATTATGGGACTGCTGGCCCCGAACGGGCGCACCGAGGGGTCGGTCCGCTTTGACGCGCAGGAGATCCTGGGCGCGAAGCCCAAACTTCTCAACAAGATCCGGGCCGAGCGGATCGCGATGATCTTTCAGGATCCGATGACCTCGCTCAATCCTTACATGCGGATTTCTGACCAGATGACCGAGGTGCTGACCCTGCATCAGGGCATGTCGAAAAAGGACGCATTGGCGGAGTCGGCACGCATGCTCGACGCGGTGAAGATCCCCGCAGCCAAGGAACGCATCCGGCTTTACCCGCATGAATTCTCCGGCGGGATGCGTCAGCGGGTGATGATCGCCATGTCCCTGCTGTGCAAGCCGGACCTCTTGATCGCGGACGAGCCGACAACCGCGCTCGACGTGACTGTGCAGGCGCAGATCATGGATCTGTTGAGCGAGCTGCAGCAGGACTTCGGCATGGCCACGATCCTGATCACCCATGATCTGGGGGTCGTCGCGGGGTTTTGCGAACGGGTGGTCGTGATGTATGGCGGCCGCGTGATGGAGCGGGGTCCTGCGGAACCGCTCTTTGCCGCGCCGACGCATCCCTATACCCGCGGGCTGCTGCAAGCGGTGCCCCGGGTGGATGATGCGGATGCCGCGATGAAGGCAATCCCCGGCAATCCGCCGAATATGGCAGCCCCGCCCGAAGGCTGCCCCTTCCGTCCGCGCTGCGCCTATGCGGGCGAGGATTGCCGGACGGTCCCCGCGCTGGCCCCCTTTGCGCAGAACCGAGCCCGCGCCTGCCACCGTGCAATCGCGGAGGTCAGCGCATGA
- a CDS encoding oligopeptide/dipeptide ABC transporter ATP-binding protein — protein MSPLLSVRNLDVKFALTRPGDMPWTRPRHLHAVNGVDFELEAGKTLGVVGESGSGKSTLARGLIQMVPATGQVMWRGETDLLSLSPRRMKPYRSEIQMVFQDPLASLNPRMTLGQIIAEPLATHRPGLSAKERRTRVAQMMERVGLLPQMINRYPHEFSGGQCQRIGIARALIVEPKLLICDEPVSALDVSIQAQVIELLKELQRDLGLAIIFIAHDLSVVKNISDEVMVLYLGRIMEKAPKAQLYDDPQHPYTQALLSAVPIPDPVAERAKRIVPMTGDMPSPMDPPSGCVFRGRCPRAQEDCARIVPQPDGGAHGVACLHPGPIHFSKTT, from the coding sequence ATGAGCCCGCTTCTCTCTGTCCGCAATCTTGATGTGAAGTTTGCGCTCACCCGCCCCGGCGACATGCCCTGGACCCGGCCGCGCCACCTGCACGCGGTCAACGGGGTGGATTTCGAGCTGGAAGCCGGAAAGACACTCGGTGTGGTGGGCGAATCCGGCAGCGGCAAGTCGACGCTGGCGCGCGGCCTGATCCAGATGGTGCCTGCCACCGGGCAGGTGATGTGGCGCGGCGAAACCGATCTCTTGTCGCTCAGCCCGCGCCGGATGAAGCCCTACCGCTCGGAAATCCAGATGGTGTTTCAGGACCCGTTGGCGTCGCTGAACCCGCGCATGACGCTGGGGCAGATCATCGCCGAGCCGCTCGCCACGCACCGCCCCGGTCTCTCCGCCAAGGAACGCCGCACACGCGTCGCGCAGATGATGGAGCGGGTGGGCCTGCTGCCGCAGATGATCAACCGTTACCCGCATGAGTTCTCCGGCGGCCAGTGCCAGCGCATCGGCATCGCCCGTGCGTTGATCGTCGAGCCCAAGCTGCTTATCTGCGACGAGCCGGTTTCGGCGCTGGATGTGTCGATCCAGGCGCAGGTGATCGAGCTGTTGAAAGAGCTGCAGCGCGATCTGGGGCTGGCCATAATCTTTATCGCGCATGATCTGAGCGTGGTGAAGAACATCTCCGACGAGGTGATGGTGCTATACCTCGGCCGGATCATGGAAAAGGCGCCAAAGGCCCAGCTCTACGATGATCCGCAGCACCCCTATACGCAGGCGCTGCTTTCGGCGGTGCCGATCCCTGATCCGGTGGCCGAACGCGCCAAGCGCATCGTTCCGATGACAGGCGACATGCCGTCGCCGATGGACCCGCCCTCTGGCTGCGTCTTTCGCGGACGCTGCCCGCGCGCGCAGGAGGATTGCGCGCGGATCGTGCCGCAGCCCGATGGCGGTGCGCATGGTGTGGCCTGCCTGCATCCGGGACCGATACACTTCAGCAAGACCACCTGA